The Musa acuminata AAA Group cultivar baxijiao chromosome BXJ2-2, Cavendish_Baxijiao_AAA, whole genome shotgun sequence genome has a segment encoding these proteins:
- the LOC135605034 gene encoding protein CYTOKININ-RESPONSIVE GATA TRANSCRIPTION FACTOR 1-like produces the protein MVWVCVLSPTLMLILFYLGEEDNYWSAHLIDQPLVTADVGILAQRPLLFGTYLGKDREPGYIPTPHLLTFRLLLLLLLLRLLSLSLSLSLSLSLLPFHLSRFSAISMAEGDEDQTIDRPIFAVANDTSPFSCPFLLGNPHEHGADGRGFHPPRQQLPQQETMDQSSDHWISRPTRDQDIGKTIELNWCKDEERHQWMSSEMRIMKKTTNSEDGIPRGCRQTNCSINPPADITRVCSICKTTKTPLWRGGPRGPKSLCNACGIRQRKARRAMEAAAKGGGGLIRSDAPTKIRKEKKPNIRRTLPFKKRCKITTASTSQKQLGVEDVEIGLSSNSAFYEVFPQDERDAATLLMALSCGLIRG, from the exons ATGGTTTGGGTTTGTGTGCTAAGCCCCACACTGATGTTGATTCTCTTTTACCTCGGTGAAGAAGATAATTACTGGTCTGCGCATTTGATTGATCAACCACTGGTCACCGCTGATGTTGGCATCTTGGCCCAGCGTCCTCTCCTCTTTGGTACTTATCTTGGAAAGGACCGAGAGCCAGGCTACATCCCTACGCCCCACCTCCTCACCTttcgactcctcctcctcctccttctcctccgcctcctctctctctctctctctctctctctctctctctctctgcttccaTTCCATTTGAGCCGCTTTTCTGCTATCTCCATGGCAGAGGGAGACGAAGATCAAACTATTGATCGTCCGATCTTTGCAGTAGCAAATGATACTTCTCCATTCTCATGTCCGTTTCTCTTAGGAAACCCCCATGAGCATGGAGCAGATGGCAGAGGTTTCCACCCACCCCGGCAACAGCTACCGCAACAAGAG ACCATGGATCAGTCGAGTGATCATTGGATATCACGTCCCACCAGAGATCAAGATATCGGGAAGACGATCGAGTTGAATTGGTGCAAAGATGAAGAACGTCATCAGTGGATGTCTTCTGAGATGCGGATCATGAAGAAGACGACGAACTCGGAAGATGGCATACCGAGGGGATGCAGGCAAACCAATTGCAGCATCAATCCTCCAGCTGATATTACCAGAGTCTGCTCCATCTGCAAGACAACAAAAACTCCTCTGTGGAGAGGTGGCCCTCGCGGCCCCAAG TCCCTTTGTAATGCTTGCGGGATAAGACAGCGGAAGGCGCGACGGGCCATGGAAGCTGCTGCCAAAGGCGGCGGAGGACTAATCCGCAGTGATGCTCCAACTAAGATACGGAAAGAGAAGAAGCCAAACATACGTCGAACTCTCCCATTCAAGAAGCGGTGCAAGATCACCACTGCAAGCACTTCTCAGAAGCAGCTCGGCGTGGAAGATGTCGAGATCGGTCTGAGTTCCAATTCAGCGTTCTATGAAGTGTTCCCGCAAGATGAAAGGGATGCAGCTACCTTGTTGATGGCTCTCTCTTGTGGCCTAATTCGAGGTTGA